In the Rhododendron vialii isolate Sample 1 chromosome 2a, ASM3025357v1 genome, GTTCGATTCGATTGTCACGTTGGTGAGCTTCCTTTCCAAGATGATTTCCAGTCCCTTGTAGATGCTCTAGATCTTCGCTTCCAAACTTGAGAAAAAAGTTCTCATGCCGTAAAATCCCATAATACCTCCCTTATGATCTCTGAACAATCCTCCAAAGCCTCCTCTCCCATTAGTTTCGTACCAACAGCCATCCGTGTTAAGTTTGATATTACCTACAGTTGGATTAGACCAACAGATTAGGCATGCCTGATGGTAGGCTGCTACAGGTACAACAGTGTTTGTACAGACAGTGTGTACAATACACTTTTGGGTCTGTCttgggtcccgcaaagatgatcagacccactcattttgttcaaaataatttatttagtatctttgtaaaaaaatcagctccatccgataTCCATAAAGACGTttacaaaaaatcattttttccttCAGATTTAGGctaaattctaaagcaaaaaATGACCTTTTTTAAACGCCTTTACTAATATCAaatagagctgattttttacaaggaccctaaacaaattattttgcaaaaaatgagcggctccgatcatctttttaTAACCCAAGACGGGTCCAAAAGGGTGTTGTATGCGGCGTTTGTATACCTCTTGCTGTACCTGTATACTTGTCGTGCCTGATGAGAACCCATAATGAGGGGGGACTTGAAAGCTTCAACAATTTCCTGAGAATAAGAAATAATATTCCTGGCACTGACTGGGCTTGGCATCTCAATATTCTTAAAACTTTTCTTATTCCTATCCTTCCAAATTTGTCATAAAAGTGGTGATAAACAATATGTGCCAGGGTTTATTATTTCCATTCCCTAACTCTCTGTTGCTTCGCAAGTTAAGGGATATCCAGACGTGGTTAGGAGTATCCAAGTCCCCTCTCATTAAGTGGCTCAAGGGAATGTTACTCCAAAGCTCTTTGGCTTTGTTACATTCCATAAACAGATGTTTAATGTTTTTTGAGCAGGTGTTGCATCTTGGACATAAATCCGAAGTTGCAATACCTCTCCTGGCCCGGAGATGATTTGTTGGAAGGCTGTTATGGAGTATAAGCCATATACAAGGTTTGAGTTTTTGCCTGAAGCTTAAATCTTACTACCTTGTAGGCGACCTATCCTCTCCAAAAAGACTTAGCCTCTCAACACAAGCTTTTTACACAGTAATCGCCGCCAGGCACAAGCTCATTCTATGCTTGATCACcgtaataaatttatatttttttctaacaAGCTTCGCCTTGCTCATGATCGCTCATAGAGATATTGTCTACCAATATTCTCAGCCACTGCAACATGAGAATTGCAAGCCTAACCTAATCGGGGGCTTGTCGACCACCCCATCTTGGACTTGGGCAACCAATATGCTTAGCATTGGTTGACAGCCAAAGCACCACATGATCATCTCCGTTTGTTGAAATTGTAATAAAAGCAAGCATCTCCTCACTTTTGATCGCCCATAGAGATATTGTCTACCAATACTTTCGCCTCTCCCACTGCCATACAATACTCTTCCTCCTTCAAGCCTCAATGTTCTTGTAcctccaaacaaaaaacaagggGGAGAAATCTGGAAAATACTCCCCTTCTCTTTCATGCTCCAAAATTCACGCGATTCTGCCAAAAGGAACAGGGAGGATTTTCTCACGCAATTTGCAAAAGAGATCAATAAGGGCAAAACGGCAAACACAAACAAGAAGTTGCAAGACAAGAAAACTCCGTGCATTCATTACCAAAAGTCTGTTTCCAAAAAAGGATGGAAGTACGAAAAGAAGGCAAACTACCAAAACGCTCTTCCTCCGATCTTTCGCTAAGTTTCCCAATACTACCCCTACTAGTGCTCATATGACgattcaaaataatacaaaagagttgagcataaaaaataaaaataaaaaaggggggaggcggggggggggtggggggtggtgAACCCCCTGAGAGCAAAATACTCCTTCACCGCCTCAAACCTTGACCCGCGTGACTAGACACGTCAAACCTTCCCGAGCCGACACTCTCAAGTTCGGCTACCCGTCCTTCAAGCCCTTTCTTCTTGTCTTTCAACCGCATCGCCACCACTTCAATCTCCTCCAACTCCTTGCTTACCTTCTCCAACTGGTGCCGCACAACCGAGAGCTCAAGAAGTGAAGCCATCTGATCTATCCTCTTACGGAGCCAATCAACCTCTAATCGATAACGTACCAATGTCTCAAGACAATCATACACAGATTCGAAATCTTGGGGCGTAGCCTTGGGTAAACTCACATTCTCCAACACCTCCACAAAAGATACCAAGGAATCTAGAGCAAACTTTCTACATATTGCACTCACATTGCCAAGCCGAACAAAGGTACTGGGCCACTGAAAAAAGATGTCGGACAATAAAGGTCGATGCTCCTCCTGAACCTCGGCAAACAAAGCACCAGGGGACAACTTTATTTTCTCCTTCATTTCCGATGTCACGATGACGCTCCCATCAGGAACGCACGACACCACATAGTCGCCCTCTCTCCACCTACGAGGACCACAAAGTGTCTCTCTCTCAGATGTCCAAGGAGCCGAATCACGCTCATTCGTCTCCTCTGTCTCCTCCCACAAGCTATAAGACGCCAAATTTGGAACAAGGGGCTCGACAGTCGGCCCTACATTCACATTGCCGAAtccctcttggccctccactaAACCAGCCTCTTCCCCACCCTCATCATTCTCCTCTTCATCCTCTTGCTTATTATCACGGCCATTCTCCTCGGGATTTCCCGACTTTGGCTTCGAGCCGGTCTTTGGTGTGCCACCATTATCTTTTGATTTCCCATCTCCTGTGGAGCCATCAACATTAGATTTAAGACGAGCTTTTTTAGAAAGATCCTCAAATTTACCATCCCTAGCATCCTTAATTTTATCACCAAACATGTTATCCGAAAATTTGGCATGAACTCTGGATTTACAATCAGATCTTGCATCTGCTCCTTCTGATTTGCTAGAGGAAGCATCTCCACCTCTGGAAACAATTTTTAAATTCAGTTTGAATCATGATTATATCTCAGGAATCAACACAAACAATACACCAAGAAATGACATGGTTCGGAGTTCGTTTttgctctcttcttttttctgccTAGTGGAAAGAAAGAAGCACACACAAGCCAGAGAAGTCCAGGGCTATATAAAAG is a window encoding:
- the LOC131317866 gene encoding uncharacterized protein LOC131317866 isoform X2, which codes for MTLCQIRGGDASSSKSEGADARSDCKSRVHAKFSDNMFGDKIKDARDGKFEDLSKKARLKSNVDGSTGDGKSKDNGGTPKTGSKPKSGNPEENGRDNKQEDEEENDEGGEEAGLVEGQEGFGNVNVGPTVEPLVPNLASYSLWEETEETNERDSAPWTSERETLCGPRRWREGDYVVSCVPDGSVIVTSEMKEKIKLSPGALFAEVQEEHRPLLSDIFFQWPSTFVRLGNVSAICRKFALDSLVSFVEVLENVSLPKATPQDFESVYDCLETLVRYRLEVDWLRKRIDQMASLLELSVVRHQLEKVSKELEEIEVVAMRLKDKKKGLEGRVAELESVGSGRFDVSSHAGQGLRR
- the LOC131317866 gene encoding uncharacterized protein LOC131317866 isoform X1, producing MSDTEEAAECQSPDPSHEIGGDASSSKSEGADARSDCKSRVHAKFSDNMFGDKIKDARDGKFEDLSKKARLKSNVDGSTGDGKSKDNGGTPKTGSKPKSGNPEENGRDNKQEDEEENDEGGEEAGLVEGQEGFGNVNVGPTVEPLVPNLASYSLWEETEETNERDSAPWTSERETLCGPRRWREGDYVVSCVPDGSVIVTSEMKEKIKLSPGALFAEVQEEHRPLLSDIFFQWPSTFVRLGNVSAICRKFALDSLVSFVEVLENVSLPKATPQDFESVYDCLETLVRYRLEVDWLRKRIDQMASLLELSVVRHQLEKVSKELEEIEVVAMRLKDKKKGLEGRVAELESVGSGRFDVSSHAGQGLRR